A window of Solanum stenotomum isolate F172 chromosome 3, ASM1918654v1, whole genome shotgun sequence contains these coding sequences:
- the LOC125857829 gene encoding uncharacterized protein LOC125857829: protein MAKNSFFYFFAFFTLFLCKNSCRATEEIKVYDLKKGDFSVKITNYGATVLSVILPDKNGKLDDVVLGYDSIDDYKNDTTYFGGLIGRVANRIGGAKFELNGVEYKLPANDHGNTLHGGSKGFSSVIWTVEDFEEDSHLTLTYNSFDGEQGFPGNLSVEVTYMFIETNKLALIMQAKPHNKATPVNLASHSYWNLGGHNSGDILSQTIQIFGSKITPVNDKLIPNGEITPVKGTGFDFLQPRTIGSKLSEIPGGYDINYVLDNTEGKHLQRVAIVQESKSGRKMELWTNKPGVQFYTSNMLDNVKGKGGFVYSKYAALCLETQGFPDSVNHPNFPSQIVNPGETYEHIMVYRFTAS, encoded by the exons ATGGCCAAAAActcttttttctacttttttgcttttttcaCTCTATTTCTTTGTAAAAATTCATGTAGAGCAACTGAAGAAATTAAAGTTTATGACCTGAAGAAGGGTGATTTTTCTGTAAAGATCACAAATTATGGTGCTACAGTTCTTTCTGTTATACTTCCTGATAAAAATG GAAAATTGGATGATGTTGTTCTTGGCTACGACTCCATTGATGACTATAAG AACGACACAACATATTTTGGTGGCCTAATTGGAAGAGTCGCTAATCGAATTGGAGGAGCAAAATTTGAGTTGAATGGTGTGGAATATAAATTACCAGCTAATGATCATGGAAACACACTCCATG GGGGTAGCAAAGGATTCTCTAGTGTAATATGGACTGTGgaagattttgaagaagatAGTCATCTTACTCTTACCTACAATAGCTTTGATGGTGAACAAG GATTTCCAGGTAACCTTTCTGTCGAGGTGACATACATGTTCATTGAGACAAACAAATTAGCCTTAATCATGCAAGCAAAGCCACACAACAAAGCCACACCAGTGAATTTAGCTTCTCATAGTTACTGGAATCTTGGTGGACACAACAGTGGCGACATTTTGTCCCAAACTATTCAGATTTTCGGGTCCAAGATTACTCCTGTTAATGATAAGCTCATCCCCAACGGAGAAATTACACCGGTTAAGGGAACAGGCTTCGATTTCCTCCAGCCACGGACAATAGGGAGCAAGCTAAGTGAAATTCCGGGTGGATATGATATCAACTATGTGTTGGATAATACCGAGGGCAAGCATTTGCAGAGGGTTGCTATTGTCCAAGAAAGCAAATCAGGTAGAAAGATGGAATTGTGGACTAATAAACCTGGTGTGCAGTTTTATACAAGTAATATGTTGGATAATGTTAAGGGAAAAGGTGGATTTGTTTACTCAAAGTATGCTGCACTTTGTTTGGAGACACAAGGCTTCCCAGATTCTGTTAATCATCCCAATTTTCCTTCCCAAATTGTGAATCCAGGGGAAACTTATGAGCACATTATGGTTTATAGATTCACTGCCTCGTAA
- the LOC125857831 gene encoding vacuolar protein sorting-associated protein 29, translating to MVLVLALGDLHIPHRAADLPAKFKSMLVPGKIQHVICTGNLCIKEVHDYLKTLCPDLHITRGEYDEDTRYPETKTLTIGQFKLGLCHGHQVIPWGDLDSLAMLQRQLDVDILVTGHTHQFTAYKHEAGVVINPGSATGAYSSITYDVNPSFVLMDIDALRVVVYVYELIDGEVKVDKIDFKKTTTQSAN from the exons ATGGTGCTGGTTTTAGCCTTGGGAGATCTTCACATCCCACATAGGGCTGCTGATCTTCCTGCAAAGTTTAAGTCTATGCTTGTTCCTGGAAAGATCCAACATGTCATCTGTACTGGTAACCTATGCATTAAA GAGGTTCATGATTACTTAAAGACTCTTTGTCCTGACTTGCATATTACTAGAGGTGAGTATGACGAGGATACACGTTACCCTGAGACTAAGACTCTAACGATTGGTCAATTTAAGCTTGGATTATGCCACGGCCACCAG GTTATTCCATGGGGTGACTTGGACTCATTAGCTATGCTTCAAAGGCAATTGGATGTAGACATACTTGTGACTGGACACACCCATCAGTTCACAGCTTACAAACATGAAGCAGGAGTTGTAATAAATCCAGGATCTGCTACTGGTGCCTACAGTAGCATCACATATGATGTTAACCCTAGCTTTGTTCTCATGGACATTGATGCCCTGCGTGTTGTGGTCTACGTTTATGAACTCATTGATGGAGAAGTCAAAGTTGACAAGATTGATTTCAAGAAGACAACAACACAGAGTGCTAATTGA